A window of Pedococcus aerophilus contains these coding sequences:
- a CDS encoding DEAD/DEAH box helicase, whose translation MSTSIYEVLDELRGQSTSEADKGSKLEELMAQFLRTDPVYAEQFSEVYLWQEWPGRDGKHDTGIDLVAVDRLTGANVAIQCKFYAPGSTIGKNDIDSFLSASGKEGFAQRIIVSTTDRWNGHAEDAIQAQQIPVRRIGMADLEASVVDWDAFDWARPQVLPVSDKKKLRAHQLEAVEAVTAGFATHDRGKLIMACGTGKTFTSLRLAEQLVGAGGSVLFLMPSISLLSQTLREWATEAEVPLAPLAVCSDRKATARSKAVNEDISAVDLALPSTTNVAVLESRLTQALGESDSMTVVFSTYQSIDVVAQAQKQGDLPAFDLIICDEAHRTTGTTLAGEDESAFVRVHNNDHIRGAKRLYMTATPRIYDDSSKAKAGDADAILASMDNEDLFGPELHRLGFGEAVTRRLLVDYKVLVLAVDETSVSRTFQLQLADEGNELRLDDAAKIVGCWNGLAKRGDAEHSFAADPAPMRRAVAFAGTIKDSKQIESLFGQTVAQYAAAHDLEDEAGDPVLTCEIQHVDGTFNALERNTRLDWLRADIPDGTCRILTNSRCLSEGVDVPNLDAVMFLSPRKSVVDIVQSVGRVMRTDPKGRKEYGYIILPIGIPAGMTPEQALKDNKRYAAVWEVLQALRAHDERFNAMVNRIELVKKRDDKVNVIGVPRPGDGDRSGDGTGTQGALALTWLDEWREAIYAKVVAKVGSRTYWEDWAKDIADIAQRHITRITSLLDGGDPVVTEEFDKFLEGLRGNLNDGITRADAVEMLAQHLITRPVFDALFGGYDFAAHNPVAQTMERMLGALDEHRLDDENHSLEKFYDSVRMRVTGVDTADGRQKLIVKLYDTFFATAFKKTVDKLGIVYTPVEIVDFILRSADDVLRRHFGQGLTDEGVHVLDGFTGTGTFITRLLQIGLIEPQDLRRKYARELHANEILLLAYYIAAVNIETTYQDLRGHLGETAAYEPFPGLVLTDTLQSWENDDRLDTTVFVQNNERLEKLKALDIQVIIGNPPYSSGQDSANDNNANEKYPDLDSAIRDTYAARSTATNKNSLYDSYIRAIKWATLRITDRGVIAFVTNGGWLDSTTADGMRLTLAEEFSDIHILNLRGNQRTAGDQALREGGKVFGGGSRATVAITILVKDPAHEGPARVHYTDIGDYLTREAKLAKVKDVEGVTRLEPVTHLTPNAYGDWLHQRRDDFSAYLAIGDKEQGHAAFDLFSRGLATARDAWCYNFSAAAVAANMDRLVATYESERAAGRTSKSVNSDPALISWSRGLLGDLDRGRRRVFDAAAVRPAGYRPFTREHVCFDRALNDMVYRLNDLFPTPDHPNYGFYQVAVGALKPFAALMVAHLPDLNFYGSEGGQFFARWRYEQVNSDDGMMTFDASVDGDVVNGYRRIDNIADEALERFHAAYGPAVTKDDVFFYVYGLLHSSEFRETYAADLKKMLPRIPLVQDAQPFIDAGRLLSELHLGYETVTPYPLDGLGTNAPMERDPYEFYAVGDKKMAFGKPTAEQKAAGEKRDRTTIVYNSNISLRAIPDEAYRYMLGSRSAIEWIIDRYYIKIDKASGIVNNPNDWSREVGDPRYILDLLARIVTVSVETMKIVDALPALDIRPDQG comes from the coding sequence ATGTCAACGTCGATCTACGAGGTCCTGGACGAACTACGGGGGCAGTCCACGTCGGAGGCCGACAAGGGCAGCAAGCTCGAGGAGTTGATGGCTCAGTTCCTGCGAACTGACCCGGTGTACGCCGAGCAGTTCAGCGAGGTCTACCTCTGGCAGGAATGGCCCGGCCGCGACGGGAAGCACGACACCGGCATCGACCTCGTCGCCGTCGACCGCCTGACCGGTGCAAACGTCGCCATCCAGTGCAAGTTCTACGCACCCGGGTCAACAATCGGCAAGAACGACATCGACTCGTTCTTGTCCGCGTCGGGCAAGGAGGGCTTTGCACAGCGGATCATCGTCTCGACCACGGACAGGTGGAACGGCCACGCTGAGGACGCCATCCAGGCGCAGCAGATCCCGGTCCGCCGGATCGGCATGGCCGACCTGGAAGCTTCCGTCGTCGACTGGGATGCCTTCGACTGGGCCAGGCCGCAGGTGCTCCCGGTCAGTGACAAGAAGAAGCTCCGCGCACACCAACTGGAGGCCGTGGAGGCGGTCACGGCGGGTTTTGCCACACATGACCGCGGCAAGTTGATCATGGCCTGCGGTACCGGCAAGACCTTCACCAGCCTGCGACTAGCCGAGCAGCTCGTGGGTGCCGGCGGCAGTGTCCTCTTCCTCATGCCGTCCATCAGCCTCCTGTCCCAGACGTTGCGTGAGTGGGCCACCGAGGCTGAGGTGCCTCTCGCCCCACTGGCCGTCTGCTCCGACCGCAAGGCCACCGCACGGTCCAAGGCAGTCAACGAGGACATCTCCGCGGTGGATCTCGCCCTGCCGTCCACGACGAACGTCGCCGTCCTTGAGTCCCGCCTGACCCAAGCTCTTGGCGAGTCCGACTCCATGACGGTCGTCTTCTCCACCTACCAGTCCATTGACGTCGTCGCGCAGGCGCAGAAGCAGGGCGATCTCCCGGCATTCGACCTCATCATCTGCGACGAGGCGCACCGCACCACCGGCACCACCCTGGCCGGGGAGGACGAATCCGCCTTCGTCCGGGTGCACAACAACGACCACATCCGCGGGGCCAAGCGGCTCTACATGACCGCCACACCGCGCATCTACGACGACTCCTCCAAGGCCAAGGCCGGCGACGCCGACGCGATCCTCGCGTCCATGGACAACGAGGACCTGTTCGGACCCGAGCTTCACAGGCTCGGCTTTGGCGAAGCCGTCACCCGCCGTTTACTCGTCGACTACAAGGTGCTTGTCCTCGCGGTCGACGAGACCAGCGTCTCCCGCACGTTCCAGCTCCAGCTCGCTGACGAAGGCAACGAACTACGGCTGGATGACGCCGCCAAGATCGTGGGCTGCTGGAACGGACTGGCGAAGCGCGGCGACGCCGAGCACTCCTTCGCGGCAGATCCCGCGCCGATGCGTCGTGCAGTCGCCTTCGCCGGCACCATCAAGGACTCCAAGCAGATCGAGTCCCTGTTCGGGCAGACCGTGGCCCAGTACGCCGCCGCCCACGACCTCGAGGACGAGGCGGGCGACCCGGTCCTGACCTGCGAGATCCAGCACGTCGACGGCACCTTCAACGCGCTGGAGCGCAACACCCGCCTCGACTGGCTGCGCGCAGACATTCCGGACGGCACCTGCCGCATCCTCACCAACTCCCGCTGCCTCTCCGAGGGAGTGGACGTCCCCAACCTCGATGCGGTGATGTTCCTGTCGCCGCGCAAGTCAGTGGTCGACATCGTCCAGTCGGTCGGGCGCGTCATGCGCACGGATCCGAAGGGGCGCAAGGAGTACGGCTACATCATCCTGCCCATCGGCATCCCGGCCGGCATGACGCCCGAGCAGGCGCTAAAGGACAACAAGCGGTATGCCGCGGTCTGGGAAGTGCTCCAAGCCCTTCGTGCTCACGACGAGCGGTTCAACGCGATGGTTAACCGCATCGAGCTGGTCAAGAAGCGCGACGACAAGGTCAATGTCATCGGTGTCCCGCGCCCCGGCGACGGCGACCGGTCGGGTGACGGCACCGGGACTCAAGGCGCCCTCGCCCTGACGTGGCTGGACGAGTGGCGCGAGGCCATCTACGCCAAGGTCGTGGCCAAGGTGGGTTCCCGGACCTACTGGGAAGACTGGGCCAAAGACATCGCTGACATCGCCCAGCGTCACATCACCAGGATCACTTCACTACTCGACGGTGGCGACCCGGTCGTCACGGAGGAGTTCGACAAGTTTCTTGAAGGGCTCCGCGGCAACCTCAACGACGGCATCACCCGCGCCGATGCCGTCGAGATGCTCGCCCAGCACCTCATCACCCGGCCGGTGTTCGACGCCCTGTTCGGCGGCTACGACTTCGCCGCCCATAACCCAGTCGCCCAAACCATGGAGCGCATGCTCGGAGCCCTTGACGAGCACCGCCTAGACGACGAGAACCACTCGTTGGAGAAGTTTTACGACTCGGTCCGCATGCGAGTGACGGGAGTCGACACCGCCGACGGGCGACAGAAGCTCATCGTCAAGCTCTACGACACCTTCTTCGCCACCGCGTTCAAGAAGACCGTCGACAAGCTCGGCATCGTCTACACCCCCGTTGAGATCGTCGACTTCATCCTCCGATCCGCCGACGACGTCCTACGGCGCCACTTCGGCCAGGGCCTCACTGACGAGGGCGTACACGTCCTCGACGGCTTCACCGGCACCGGCACGTTCATCACTCGGCTGCTGCAGATCGGACTCATCGAACCGCAGGACCTCCGCCGCAAGTACGCCCGCGAGTTGCACGCCAACGAGATCCTGCTGCTCGCGTACTACATCGCCGCCGTCAACATCGAGACGACCTACCAGGACCTACGCGGTCACCTCGGGGAGACCGCTGCCTACGAACCGTTCCCCGGACTCGTCCTGACCGACACGTTGCAGTCCTGGGAGAACGACGACCGGCTGGACACCACGGTTTTCGTCCAGAACAACGAACGGCTCGAAAAGCTCAAGGCCCTCGACATCCAAGTCATCATCGGCAACCCTCCGTACTCCTCCGGTCAGGACTCTGCCAACGACAACAACGCCAACGAGAAGTACCCCGACCTTGATAGCGCTATTCGCGACACCTACGCCGCACGGTCTACCGCCACGAACAAGAACTCGCTCTACGACTCCTACATCCGCGCGATCAAGTGGGCCACGCTCCGGATCACCGATCGGGGCGTTATCGCCTTTGTCACCAATGGCGGTTGGCTGGACTCCACGACGGCAGATGGCATGCGCCTCACGCTCGCCGAGGAGTTCAGCGACATTCACATCCTGAACCTGCGCGGGAACCAGCGCACCGCAGGTGACCAAGCACTCAGGGAAGGCGGCAAGGTCTTCGGCGGCGGATCTCGAGCAACTGTCGCCATCACGATCCTCGTGAAGGACCCTGCGCATGAGGGTCCTGCGCGTGTCCACTACACCGACATCGGCGACTACCTCACGCGCGAGGCAAAGCTCGCGAAGGTTAAGGATGTTGAGGGGGTGACGAGGCTTGAGCCTGTCACTCACCTGACCCCCAACGCCTACGGCGACTGGCTCCACCAACGGCGCGACGATTTCAGCGCCTACCTCGCCATCGGAGACAAGGAGCAGGGCCACGCAGCGTTCGATTTGTTCTCGCGGGGGCTTGCAACTGCGCGCGACGCTTGGTGCTACAACTTCTCGGCGGCTGCCGTCGCAGCAAACATGGATCGACTAGTTGCCACGTACGAGAGTGAGCGGGCGGCCGGGCGAACCAGTAAGAGCGTGAACAGCGATCCAGCACTTATCAGCTGGAGCCGAGGTCTGTTGGGAGACCTCGATCGAGGCCGCCGACGAGTCTTCGACGCAGCTGCTGTGCGGCCCGCGGGATATCGGCCTTTCACGCGAGAGCATGTCTGCTTCGACCGTGCACTCAACGACATGGTCTACCGGCTGAACGACCTCTTCCCCACCCCCGACCATCCCAACTACGGCTTCTACCAAGTTGCTGTCGGCGCTCTCAAGCCGTTCGCGGCCTTGATGGTCGCGCATCTCCCGGATCTCAACTTCTACGGCTCAGAAGGTGGCCAGTTCTTCGCGCGGTGGAGGTACGAACAGGTCAACTCGGACGACGGGATGATGACCTTCGACGCGTCAGTGGACGGCGACGTTGTGAATGGATACCGGCGGATCGACAACATTGCGGACGAAGCGCTCGAGCGTTTCCACGCAGCGTACGGTCCCGCTGTCACCAAGGACGACGTCTTCTTCTACGTCTACGGTCTGCTGCACTCTTCCGAGTTCCGCGAGACCTACGCGGCAGACCTGAAGAAGATGCTGCCGCGCATCCCGCTGGTGCAGGATGCGCAGCCGTTCATCGACGCCGGGCGCCTGCTCTCGGAACTGCACCTGGGCTACGAGACTGTGACTCCGTACCCACTCGACGGGCTCGGCACGAACGCGCCGATGGAGCGTGATCCATACGAGTTCTACGCCGTAGGCGACAAGAAGATGGCCTTTGGCAAACCGACCGCCGAGCAGAAGGCAGCCGGCGAGAAGCGGGACCGCACCACAATCGTCTACAACAGCAACATCAGCCTGCGGGCCATCCCGGACGAGGCGTACCGCTACATGCTCGGTTCCCGCTCTGCCATCGAGTGGATCATCGACCGCTACTACATCAAGATCGACAAGGCGTCGGGAATCGTCAACAACCCCAACGACTGGTCGCGAGAGGTGGGGGATCCGCGCTACATCCTCGATCTCCTCGCTCGCATCGTCACCGTCAGTGTCGAGACCATGAAGATCGTGGACGCACTCCCAGCCCTGGACATCCGGCCGGACCAGGGATGA
- a CDS encoding HNH endonuclease: MRRIAALSGSRVVRCDGNLDELEQYWRGGDQPGWHLAHTVRQKDLLLSTVGRGRARMVVSLCRVEQVKSGDAVWSAKTDVMIKPRVSWQALLSEAGLDATGRGQFAGDDGDALVEALARLIEGVRDTSETEGERQMKSCRARSTTNRGAAIDKVDGECQGCRRNLRDLFGLRGDRGLDAHHIVPLSERGTGMVETNVDDLLVLCATCHRLLHATLSPYPDDLVDLQRQWALAAL; encoded by the coding sequence GTGCGCCGCATCGCAGCGCTGTCCGGCTCCCGCGTGGTGCGGTGCGACGGCAACCTTGACGAGCTCGAGCAGTACTGGCGAGGGGGTGACCAGCCTGGTTGGCACCTGGCCCACACGGTGCGCCAGAAGGACCTCCTGCTCAGCACCGTCGGTCGGGGTCGTGCCCGGATGGTCGTCAGCCTGTGCAGGGTCGAGCAAGTCAAGAGCGGTGACGCCGTCTGGTCGGCCAAAACCGATGTGATGATCAAGCCGCGAGTGTCGTGGCAAGCGCTGTTGAGCGAAGCGGGCCTCGATGCCACGGGCCGAGGGCAGTTCGCAGGTGATGATGGCGACGCTCTAGTCGAAGCGCTGGCAAGGCTCATCGAGGGAGTCCGTGACACCTCAGAGACCGAGGGCGAGCGTCAGATGAAGAGCTGTCGTGCGCGGTCAACAACGAATCGGGGCGCGGCCATCGACAAAGTAGATGGCGAATGCCAAGGATGTCGACGAAACCTTCGGGACTTGTTCGGTCTCCGCGGCGACCGAGGGCTGGACGCCCATCACATAGTCCCCTTGAGCGAGCGCGGCACCGGCATGGTTGAGACCAATGTTGATGACCTGCTCGTCCTGTGTGCTACTTGCCATCGACTGCTGCACGCCACCCTGAGCCCCTATCCCGACGACTTGGTTGATCTGCAAAGGCAGTGGGCGCTCGCGGCGCTCTGA